Proteins from one Legionella taurinensis genomic window:
- a CDS encoding efflux RND transporter periplasmic adaptor subunit, with product MKKRMTIMITALVIVFGGIVAFNLFKNFMIKRFFATYEPPAVSVSSVTAVKREWRPTLPAVGNFVATNGVEVNSEASGNVVKIHFESGQYVSEGSKLIDIDDSVDQATLKFNKAQLALRQLSYQRQVDLNKKGAAPVSNVDEAKANLEQSEADVEKTEAQIRQKHITAPFAGKLGIRQVNLGQYITPGQTSIVTLQSLDPLYLQFYLPEQYYKRLYINQGIEFNVEEFEGLAFQAKITAINAKVDPNTHNVLVQATLPNCPAEALSDLKKTTLVKTSKDIDTGKTIVTCSTKDNLKNHISHFVFIPGMFASIAVEQPAISEVIVLPSTAISYSLYGHSVYLIEKGTKGEKDENGKDKLYVKRVFVTTGEQSGNFTVINSGVKAGDIVVSSGELKLQNGTRVVINNSVKLNAVSNPDTIGQ from the coding sequence ATGAAAAAACGCATGACCATAATGATCACTGCCCTCGTCATTGTTTTCGGAGGCATCGTTGCGTTTAATCTGTTTAAAAATTTCATGATTAAACGCTTTTTCGCCACCTATGAACCCCCTGCAGTCAGCGTGTCCTCTGTCACGGCTGTTAAACGCGAATGGCGTCCCACCCTTCCTGCCGTCGGCAATTTCGTGGCGACCAACGGGGTGGAAGTCAACTCGGAAGCCTCTGGAAATGTGGTTAAAATCCATTTTGAATCCGGACAATACGTTTCGGAAGGCAGCAAGCTTATCGACATTGATGACAGCGTGGACCAGGCAACCCTTAAATTCAACAAGGCGCAACTGGCACTGCGGCAGCTCAGTTACCAGCGTCAGGTGGATTTGAATAAAAAAGGGGCCGCTCCCGTTTCCAATGTGGATGAAGCGAAGGCCAACCTCGAGCAAAGTGAAGCCGACGTGGAAAAAACCGAGGCGCAAATCCGGCAGAAACACATCACCGCCCCCTTTGCCGGTAAACTCGGTATCCGCCAGGTGAACCTCGGCCAATACATTACGCCGGGACAGACCTCGATTGTTACCCTGCAGTCCTTAGATCCCCTTTATCTGCAATTCTATCTGCCTGAGCAATACTATAAACGCCTGTACATCAATCAGGGCATTGAGTTTAATGTGGAAGAATTTGAAGGACTGGCTTTCCAGGCCAAGATTACGGCCATCAACGCCAAAGTCGACCCCAACACCCACAACGTGCTGGTTCAGGCGACATTGCCCAATTGCCCCGCCGAGGCACTAAGCGATTTGAAAAAGACCACGCTGGTAAAAACATCAAAGGACATTGACACCGGGAAAACCATTGTCACCTGCAGCACAAAAGACAACTTAAAAAACCACATTTCGCATTTTGTCTTCATCCCCGGGATGTTCGCTTCCATCGCGGTTGAACAACCGGCGATCTCTGAGGTTATTGTTCTGCCCTCCACGGCCATTTCTTACAGCCTGTATGGTCATTCTGTTTACCTCATTGAAAAAGGCACCAAAGGCGAAAAGGATGAAAACGGCAAGGATAAACTCTATGTCAAGCGCGTGTTTGTCACTACGGGAGAACAATCCGGTAATTTCACGGTCATTAATTCCGGCGTCAAGGCAGGCGATATAGTCGTCAGTTCCGGGGAGCTTAAGCTGCAGAACGGCACGCGCGTGGTGATTAATAACAGCGTCAAGCTCAATGCCGTCAGCAATCCTGACACCATAGGGCAATAA
- a CDS encoding efflux RND transporter permease subunit, translating into MKFTDIFIKRPVLATVVSLLIFLFGLNSIMTMQIRQYPKMDNTVITITTAYPGADANLIAGFITTPLEAAVASAEGIDYMTSSSTQSVSTITLTIKLNFDPQVAFTDVMSKVQQTLNQLPPESQQPVIVKSSDTSTPLMYISLDSTAMTPQQITDYAVRVVQPQLETVDGVAKAELLGGATYSMRIFLDPIKMAALKITPADVSAVLARNNFLTAAGSTKSEYVAINMTAKTDLNNAEEFSRLIVRSNNNSIIRLRDIGKVILGSQDYNTTVTFNGKKAVFLAITPTPTANPLTVITDVRKLFPSVQREFPPSLTGTIVYDATDFIRASINEVITTIIEAALIVIVVIFLFLGSVRSVIIPVVTIPLSLIGVCTLMMALGYSINLLTLLAFVLAIGLVVDDAIVVVENVHRHLEEGKTPFQAALIGAREIALPVIAMTITLAAVYAPIGFMGGLTGALFKEFAFTLASAVIISGIIALTLSPMMCSKILSADTNSSRFVRFLDDKFAKLKDRYKRSLHSLLNTRSIMLVFSAVVLLMLPYLYSTTPTETAPEEDQGFFFVIATAPQYATINYIEAFTNEFNKIYRSFPETEYYFAINASTPMSGMVLKPWDERKGTQFKMKEPLQKKLDMVTGLSAFAVIPPPLPGGGSGTPIQFVIKTTNDFQTLFDVSNQLIEKARQSGLFIFLDNSLKFNQPEVEFQINRSKASDLGLDMQAIGSSLTSALSGNYVNYFNLQGRSYEVIPQLDRRFRLTPEQLGEIYVRTASSDMVPLSTVVTAKEVTQPNAVSHFQQLNSATIQGVMMPGVTLGQGIAYLQQQADELLPRGFTYDYGGQSRQFIQEGNALIFAFFLAVIVIFLVLAAQYESFRDPLIVLISVPMSICGALIPLNLGAASINIYTQVGLITLIGLISKHGILIVDFANQLQREKGLDRRAAVEEAASIRLRPILMTTAAMVFGVFPLLIATGAGAVSRFDIGLVISAGLLVGTCFTLFVVPTMYTYIAADHRHDRDTELAEATEEEQAARPH; encoded by the coding sequence ATGAAATTTACTGATATTTTCATTAAGCGGCCCGTTTTAGCCACTGTCGTGAGTCTGTTAATTTTCCTCTTTGGTCTTAATTCCATAATGACCATGCAAATCCGTCAGTACCCTAAAATGGACAACACGGTGATTACCATCACCACCGCCTACCCCGGCGCGGATGCCAACCTGATTGCAGGATTTATCACCACCCCGCTTGAAGCCGCAGTGGCCAGTGCGGAGGGGATTGACTACATGACGTCGTCCAGTACGCAAAGTGTCAGTACCATTACTCTGACCATCAAACTCAATTTTGATCCACAGGTCGCTTTTACCGATGTGATGAGCAAGGTTCAACAAACGTTAAACCAGTTACCCCCCGAATCCCAACAACCCGTGATTGTAAAAAGCTCAGACACCTCTACCCCGCTGATGTACATCAGCCTTGACAGTACGGCCATGACACCGCAGCAGATCACCGACTACGCTGTGCGGGTCGTGCAGCCCCAGCTTGAAACCGTGGACGGCGTGGCCAAGGCCGAACTGCTGGGGGGGGCAACTTACTCCATGCGTATATTCCTTGATCCCATCAAAATGGCGGCCTTGAAAATCACACCGGCCGATGTGTCTGCCGTACTTGCCCGCAACAACTTCTTAACTGCAGCCGGCAGCACCAAGAGTGAATACGTGGCCATCAACATGACAGCGAAAACGGATTTGAATAATGCCGAGGAATTCAGCCGCCTGATTGTCCGCAGCAACAACAACTCCATTATCCGCCTGCGCGACATCGGCAAAGTCATTTTAGGCTCCCAGGATTACAACACGACAGTAACCTTTAACGGGAAAAAGGCCGTTTTTCTGGCCATCACGCCCACGCCAACCGCCAACCCGCTGACGGTGATCACCGACGTCAGAAAACTGTTTCCTTCGGTCCAGCGCGAATTCCCGCCCTCCCTGACCGGCACCATTGTGTATGATGCCACCGACTTTATCCGCGCTTCCATTAATGAGGTCATCACCACCATCATTGAAGCGGCATTAATCGTTATTGTTGTTATTTTTCTTTTCTTAGGCTCTGTGCGGTCGGTGATTATTCCCGTGGTGACCATACCCTTGTCGTTGATCGGGGTCTGTACCCTGATGATGGCGCTGGGCTATTCGATCAATCTGCTGACCCTGCTTGCTTTTGTGCTTGCCATTGGCCTTGTGGTGGATGATGCCATCGTCGTGGTGGAGAATGTGCACCGGCATCTGGAGGAAGGCAAAACACCGTTTCAGGCAGCGCTTATCGGCGCGCGCGAAATTGCCCTGCCGGTTATCGCCATGACCATTACACTGGCGGCAGTGTATGCCCCCATTGGTTTCATGGGTGGACTGACGGGCGCGCTTTTTAAGGAATTCGCTTTTACTTTGGCGTCTGCCGTTATTATTTCGGGGATTATCGCGCTGACGTTAAGTCCCATGATGTGCTCCAAGATTCTCAGCGCAGACACCAACAGCAGCCGCTTTGTCAGATTTCTCGATGACAAATTCGCCAAGCTTAAGGATCGGTATAAACGAAGTCTCCACAGTTTGCTGAATACACGCAGCATCATGCTTGTCTTTTCGGCGGTAGTCCTGTTAATGCTTCCTTACCTCTACAGCACGACGCCCACAGAAACAGCGCCGGAAGAAGATCAGGGCTTTTTCTTTGTCATTGCAACAGCGCCTCAGTATGCCACCATCAACTACATTGAAGCGTTTACCAATGAATTTAACAAAATTTATCGAAGTTTCCCGGAAACCGAATACTATTTTGCCATCAACGCCAGCACGCCAATGTCGGGGATGGTATTAAAGCCCTGGGATGAGCGCAAGGGAACCCAATTTAAAATGAAAGAACCCTTGCAGAAAAAACTCGACATGGTCACAGGCCTTTCTGCTTTTGCAGTGATACCGCCCCCTCTACCCGGCGGGGGCTCAGGAACGCCCATTCAATTCGTGATCAAAACCACCAATGATTTCCAGACCCTGTTTGATGTTTCTAACCAGCTTATCGAAAAAGCCAGGCAAAGCGGGCTGTTTATTTTCCTCGACAATAGCCTTAAATTTAACCAACCGGAAGTCGAATTCCAAATTAACCGCTCCAAGGCATCCGATTTGGGCCTTGATATGCAGGCCATAGGCAGCAGCCTCACCAGTGCCTTGTCGGGCAATTATGTCAATTACTTTAACCTGCAGGGCCGAAGCTATGAAGTCATTCCGCAACTTGACCGGCGTTTCCGCCTCACCCCGGAACAGCTCGGTGAAATTTATGTGCGAACCGCCAGTAGCGACATGGTACCTCTGTCCACCGTGGTCACTGCCAAAGAGGTGACGCAGCCGAACGCGGTCTCCCACTTCCAACAGCTCAATTCCGCCACCATTCAAGGGGTAATGATGCCTGGCGTAACCCTGGGTCAAGGAATTGCTTACCTTCAGCAGCAGGCAGATGAATTGTTGCCGCGTGGCTTTACTTATGACTATGGCGGCCAGTCGCGTCAGTTTATTCAGGAAGGGAATGCGCTGATTTTTGCCTTCTTCCTGGCGGTTATCGTGATTTTCCTGGTGCTTGCCGCACAATATGAAAGTTTCAGGGATCCGCTCATCGTGTTAATCAGCGTGCCCATGTCGATTTGCGGCGCCTTGATTCCTTTAAATCTGGGAGCCGCGTCCATCAACATTTACACGCAGGTGGGGTTAATTACCTTAATTGGTTTAATCAGTAAGCACGGCATCCTTATTGTTGACTTTGCCAATCAGCTGCAACGCGAAAAAGGCCTTGACCGACGGGCCGCGGTGGAAGAAGCCGCCTCCATTCGCCTTCGTCCCATTCTGATGACGACGGCTGCCATGGTGTTTGGGGTCTTTCCTCTCCTTATCGCTACCGGTGCAGGGGCCGTCAGTCGCTTTGATATCGGTTTGGTGATTTCAGCCGGTCTGCTTGTGGGAACCTGCTTTACCTTGTTCGTGGTACCGACAATGTACACCTACATTGCCGCGGATCATCGGCATGACCGGGACACAGAACTGGCTGAAGCAACCGAAGAAGAGCAGGCAGCCAGACCGCATTAG
- a CDS encoding aminotransferase class III-fold pyridoxal phosphate-dependent enzyme — protein MFTPSDAQQLLLEYYRLPAVAAPLPGESDCNFHIKTDAGDEYLLKISRAEDQEAVIELQNSALACLQRFPRPFGFPQLVPLAAGEETGRVFSSQGERCHLRLFTFVQGQLLANTPCSTALLHQLGRAAGHLTQALAEFRHPAAARPLKWDLRQAEWIENEVQAIDHPDDRRLVSDFLAEFKRDTAPRLPDLRQSIIHGDLNDYNIVVQSRQIGFIDFGDLLQTATICELAIALAYALMHRSDALAAAMEMIRSYHRVFPLEEREMEVLYSLVAMRLCVSVVNSALRKKEHPDNAYLTVSEQPAWHLLKQWRSIDPHWALLCFRQACGFMDKHLSDKEALLSLRKKVIADNVGLSYRQPLEIVRGEGVYLYDETGRAYLDCVNNVCHVGHCHPRVVQAGQQQMAVLNTNTRYLHRYLQDYAQRLLATLPLPLDVCFFVSSGSEANELALRLAYSHTRSRKTWVIDQAYHGNTTTLINISPYKFKQRGGGGKPDWVTVLPMPDPLRGPMNPLFSLPVEPTVFIAESLLSCGGQIELPPGYLDSIYSAIRSTGGVCIADEVQVGLGRVGSHVWGFETQGVVPDIVTMGKPLGNGHPLGAVVTTRAIAASFNNGMEYFSTFGGNPVSCAIGLSVLDVLEEEGLQAKAWSTGQYLKHQLLGLKNRYDCIADVRGLGLFLGVELTKNGGVEPDGELAGVLVNRMKDLGVLLSRDGPHHNVLKIKPPLVFGCAQADTLVATLDKALASLL, from the coding sequence ATGTTTACTCCCTCTGATGCCCAACAGCTGCTCCTCGAGTACTACCGCTTACCTGCCGTCGCCGCCCCGTTGCCCGGTGAGAGTGATTGTAATTTTCATATCAAGACCGATGCAGGGGACGAGTACCTGTTAAAAATATCCAGAGCGGAGGATCAGGAAGCGGTCATCGAGTTACAGAACAGTGCGTTGGCATGCTTGCAGCGTTTTCCACGGCCCTTTGGGTTTCCGCAACTCGTGCCTTTGGCCGCGGGTGAAGAGACGGGCCGTGTGTTTTCGTCTCAGGGCGAACGCTGCCACCTTCGGCTGTTTACGTTTGTTCAAGGCCAACTGTTGGCAAATACACCCTGTTCGACGGCGCTTTTGCATCAGCTGGGGCGTGCGGCCGGGCATTTGACCCAGGCACTTGCGGAGTTCAGGCATCCGGCCGCCGCCCGCCCATTGAAATGGGATTTAAGGCAGGCTGAATGGATTGAAAACGAGGTGCAGGCCATTGACCATCCGGACGATCGGCGACTTGTCTCGGATTTTCTGGCCGAGTTTAAGCGGGATACCGCGCCCCGTTTACCTGATTTACGTCAGAGCATCATTCATGGCGATTTGAACGATTACAACATCGTCGTTCAGTCTCGTCAGATCGGTTTCATTGACTTTGGTGATCTACTGCAAACGGCCACCATCTGCGAATTGGCAATTGCCTTGGCTTACGCGTTGATGCATCGCTCCGATGCGTTGGCGGCGGCCATGGAAATGATTCGCAGCTATCACCGCGTTTTTCCTTTAGAAGAGCGGGAAATGGAAGTTCTTTACTCTCTCGTGGCCATGAGGCTTTGTGTCAGCGTGGTGAATTCGGCTTTGCGCAAAAAGGAACACCCCGACAACGCCTACCTGACGGTGTCAGAACAACCGGCCTGGCACCTGTTAAAACAATGGCGGAGCATCGATCCGCATTGGGCCCTGCTCTGTTTCAGACAGGCGTGCGGTTTTATGGATAAGCACTTATCCGATAAAGAAGCGCTGTTATCGCTTCGCAAAAAAGTCATTGCCGACAATGTCGGTCTGTCTTATCGACAACCCCTGGAAATTGTTCGCGGTGAAGGGGTTTACCTTTATGACGAGACGGGACGGGCCTACCTCGACTGTGTTAATAACGTATGCCATGTGGGCCATTGCCATCCCCGGGTGGTACAGGCTGGCCAGCAGCAAATGGCGGTATTGAATACCAATACGCGGTATCTGCATCGCTACCTGCAGGATTACGCGCAACGCCTGCTGGCCACCTTGCCGTTGCCCCTTGATGTTTGCTTTTTTGTCTCATCCGGGAGTGAAGCCAATGAACTGGCGTTACGGTTGGCCTATAGCCATACACGCAGCCGAAAAACCTGGGTCATTGATCAGGCTTACCACGGCAATACCACCACCTTAATCAACATCAGCCCCTATAAATTCAAGCAGCGAGGAGGAGGGGGAAAACCGGATTGGGTTACTGTTCTCCCCATGCCGGATCCATTGCGCGGTCCCATGAATCCTTTGTTTTCTCTCCCCGTAGAACCGACGGTATTCATTGCCGAGTCCCTGCTCAGTTGCGGCGGACAGATTGAGTTGCCACCCGGCTATCTCGACTCCATTTACTCAGCCATTCGCTCGACAGGCGGGGTGTGCATCGCCGATGAGGTTCAGGTGGGGTTGGGACGGGTGGGTTCCCATGTCTGGGGCTTTGAAACACAGGGTGTGGTACCGGATATCGTGACCATGGGCAAACCCCTGGGCAATGGTCATCCCCTAGGTGCGGTGGTCACTACGCGGGCGATTGCCGCCTCGTTCAATAATGGCATGGAGTATTTCAGTACATTCGGCGGTAATCCGGTCTCTTGCGCCATTGGCCTGTCCGTGCTTGATGTGCTGGAAGAGGAAGGCCTGCAGGCGAAGGCCTGGTCAACCGGCCAGTACTTAAAACATCAATTGCTGGGTCTTAAAAACCGCTATGACTGCATTGCCGACGTACGTGGCCTGGGTCTTTTTTTAGGTGTGGAGCTGACAAAAAACGGCGGTGTGGAACCTGACGGGGAACTCGCGGGGGTGCTTGTGAACCGAATGAAAGATCTCGGCGTGTTATTAAGCCGTGACGGCCCTCATCACAATGTATTAAAAATAAAACCGCCGTTGGTTTTTGGCTGTGCGCAAGCCGATACTCTGGTGGCTACCCTGGATAAGGCCTTAGCCAGTCTGCTTTGA
- a CDS encoding valine--tRNA ligase: MDKTYSPQAIEQACYEKWESHHYFKPQGDGKSYCIMLPPPNVTGSLHMGHGFQHTLMDTLTRYQRMRGAKTLWQPGTDHAGISTQLVVERQLESQGLSRKDMTREQFLEKVWQWKEESGSQITRQMRRIGSSVDWTRERFTMDEGLSAAVQKVFIQLHDEGLIYRGTRLVNWDPKLGTAVSDLEVLSEEEDGFLWHIRYPVVNSNESLVVATTRPETLLGDAAVAVHPDDERYRHLIGQSVHLPLCNRDIPVIADDYVEKDFGSGCVKITPAHDFNDHEVGKRHDLPLINIFTRKATINKNAPVAYQGMDRFVAREQIIKDLQEAGLLVKTEPHKLKVPRGEKSGVIIEPLLTDQWYVKTKPLAEPAIEVVKRGEIRFVPEAWNKTYFQWMENIEDWCISRQLWWGHRIPAWYDSHGHVYVGYSENDVRFKYKIDESMPLKQDEDVLDTWFSSALWPFSTLGWPERTPEFEQFYPTSVLVTGFDIIFFWVARMIMMGLKFTGKVPFKDVIITGLIRDSEGKKMSKSKGNVLDPIDIIDGIDLESLVAKRTSNMMLPSLRDKIARATRKEFPEGISAYGTDALRFTFCSLASTGRNVRFDMGRVEGYRNFCNKLWNAARYVLLNTDEDQIDLGDGAFQYSPADLWILSRLQRTIAETNHYYETFRFDLLANTLYEFVWHEYCDWYLELSKPVLYAEQALAAMKRGTRRTLIHVLDQILRLLHPIMPFITEEIWQRTSKLISQNGENGESLMLSAYPQVVESYINDELEAELDWLKEVIQSIRTIRSEMSISPAKLISLHLKNADDKVKGRIEKYTSILLSLGKLTNIHFLSDKDPVPASASAVVGNLELLIPMAGLIDKNAELSRLHKEITKLDKDIHLAESKLNNPNFADKAPADIIAKEKEKLTQAKMAKDKLLAHQKTIETL, from the coding sequence ATGGATAAGACGTATTCCCCCCAGGCGATCGAGCAGGCTTGCTATGAGAAATGGGAAAGCCACCATTATTTCAAACCCCAGGGAGACGGGAAGAGTTATTGCATCATGTTGCCTCCGCCCAATGTCACCGGCAGTTTGCACATGGGCCATGGCTTTCAACACACGTTGATGGATACCCTGACTCGCTATCAACGCATGCGGGGAGCAAAAACCCTGTGGCAGCCGGGGACGGATCACGCCGGCATTTCCACCCAGTTGGTGGTTGAGCGGCAATTGGAAAGTCAGGGCCTTTCCCGCAAAGACATGACCCGGGAGCAATTCCTTGAAAAGGTCTGGCAATGGAAAGAAGAATCCGGCAGCCAGATTACCCGGCAAATGCGCCGCATCGGCTCCTCCGTGGATTGGACACGCGAACGTTTTACCATGGACGAAGGCTTGTCTGCCGCTGTGCAAAAAGTATTTATTCAATTGCATGACGAGGGATTGATTTATCGCGGCACCCGCTTGGTCAACTGGGATCCCAAACTGGGCACTGCCGTGTCTGATCTCGAGGTGCTTTCCGAAGAAGAAGATGGCTTTTTGTGGCATATCCGCTACCCCGTGGTCAATTCCAACGAATCCTTAGTCGTTGCCACAACCCGCCCGGAAACCCTGTTGGGAGATGCCGCCGTGGCCGTTCATCCTGACGATGAACGCTACCGTCACTTAATCGGTCAATCCGTGCATTTACCCCTGTGCAATCGGGACATCCCGGTTATCGCCGACGACTACGTGGAAAAAGACTTTGGCAGCGGCTGTGTAAAAATCACGCCTGCTCATGATTTTAACGATCATGAAGTCGGCAAGCGCCACGACCTGCCTTTAATTAACATTTTCACCCGCAAAGCCACCATTAATAAAAATGCGCCAGTCGCTTATCAGGGCATGGACCGTTTTGTCGCCCGCGAGCAAATCATTAAAGACTTGCAGGAAGCCGGTTTATTAGTAAAAACAGAACCGCATAAGCTCAAAGTTCCGCGCGGTGAGAAATCAGGCGTCATTATTGAACCCCTGCTAACCGATCAATGGTATGTCAAAACCAAACCCCTGGCTGAGCCCGCCATCGAAGTCGTGAAACGAGGTGAAATCCGTTTTGTGCCTGAGGCCTGGAATAAAACCTACTTCCAGTGGATGGAAAACATCGAAGACTGGTGCATCAGCCGCCAGCTTTGGTGGGGGCACCGTATTCCAGCCTGGTATGACAGCCATGGTCATGTGTATGTGGGTTACAGTGAGAATGATGTTCGCTTTAAATACAAAATCGATGAATCCATGCCCTTGAAACAGGATGAAGACGTCCTGGATACCTGGTTTTCTTCCGCCCTGTGGCCTTTTTCAACCCTGGGCTGGCCGGAGCGCACGCCTGAGTTTGAACAATTTTACCCCACTTCGGTCTTAGTCACCGGATTTGACATCATTTTCTTCTGGGTAGCCCGCATGATCATGATGGGCTTAAAGTTCACCGGCAAAGTTCCCTTTAAGGATGTGATCATCACCGGCTTAATTCGCGACAGCGAAGGCAAGAAAATGTCCAAATCCAAGGGTAACGTCCTCGATCCGATTGATATCATCGACGGCATTGATTTGGAAAGCCTGGTTGCCAAGCGCACGTCCAACATGATGCTCCCGTCCCTGCGCGATAAAATCGCCAGGGCCACCCGCAAGGAATTTCCGGAGGGCATAAGCGCCTACGGCACCGATGCGCTGCGCTTCACCTTCTGTTCGCTGGCTTCCACGGGACGTAATGTCCGTTTTGATATGGGCCGCGTGGAAGGGTATCGTAATTTCTGTAATAAACTATGGAATGCCGCGCGCTACGTGCTGCTGAATACCGACGAAGATCAGATTGATCTCGGTGACGGCGCGTTTCAATACAGCCCGGCGGACTTATGGATTTTGTCACGCCTGCAACGCACCATTGCAGAGACGAATCACTATTATGAAACCTTCCGTTTCGATCTGCTGGCGAATACCCTGTATGAATTTGTCTGGCACGAATACTGCGACTGGTATCTGGAATTATCCAAGCCCGTCCTCTATGCAGAACAGGCTTTGGCAGCCATGAAACGCGGCACCCGCCGTACCTTAATTCATGTTCTGGATCAAATCCTTCGTTTGCTGCATCCCATTATGCCTTTTATTACCGAAGAAATATGGCAGCGCACCAGCAAATTAATCAGTCAAAACGGTGAAAATGGCGAAAGCCTGATGCTGAGCGCATACCCGCAGGTGGTGGAAAGCTACATCAACGACGAATTGGAAGCAGAACTGGACTGGCTTAAAGAAGTCATTCAATCGATTCGTACCATCCGCAGCGAAATGTCGATTTCACCGGCTAAATTAATTTCACTTCATTTAAAAAATGCCGATGACAAGGTCAAAGGTCGAATTGAAAAATACACGTCCATTCTTTTGTCGTTAGGCAAACTGACGAACATTCACTTTTTAAGTGACAAGGACCCTGTCCCTGCGTCTGCCTCCGCGGTCGTCGGTAACCTGGAATTGCTAATCCCTATGGCTGGTTTGATTGATAAAAATGCCGAATTGTCGCGACTGCACAAGGAAATCACCAAGCTGGACAAGGACATTCATCTTGCTGAGAGCAAACTTAATAATCCCAATTTTGCAGACAAGGCACCGGCTGACATCATTGCCAAGGAAAAGGAAAAGCTCACCCAGGCCAAAATGGCGAAAGACAAGCTGCTTGCTCATCAAAAAACAATAGAGACCTTATAG
- a CDS encoding DUF421 domain-containing protein encodes MTVAQLMGNLNTNPAFIYVIGRTIILFLSGILIIRYGNRRYSLRTTFDYLLIIILGGIISRGINGSPALLSTVTALFTLILLHRLIAVVTCHSTNLERFFKGRPRLLIEQGQLCERELQRMHITREDLLSELRSQLHSDDLNQIKRAYLEGGGRITFVRF; translated from the coding sequence ATGACAGTTGCACAGTTGATGGGTAACCTCAATACCAATCCTGCTTTTATTTATGTGATAGGCCGAACCATCATTTTATTCCTGTCCGGCATTCTCATTATCCGTTACGGTAACAGGCGATATAGTCTGCGCACCACGTTTGATTACCTGCTCATCATTATCCTCGGAGGGATTATCAGCCGGGGCATTAATGGTTCCCCTGCCTTATTATCCACAGTGACCGCGTTATTCACGCTCATTTTGTTACATCGCCTCATTGCAGTGGTGACTTGTCACTCCACTAACCTGGAACGCTTCTTTAAGGGAAGACCGCGCTTATTAATTGAGCAGGGCCAATTGTGTGAAAGAGAATTGCAGCGCATGCACATCACCAGAGAAGATCTCTTAAGTGAATTGCGAAGCCAGCTCCATTCCGATGACCTTAATCAAATCAAACGGGCCTATCTTGAAGGAGGCGGTCGAATTACCTTTGTACGGTTTTAA
- a CDS encoding host attachment protein, with protein sequence MDNFLVLIANASKANFYALKLQNSNTTFTLRDVFVHPESQEKRSELIADRSGQYQSEHGVGGAYEFRSDPKKVEKNKFAQELGHYINETVHNGIKLIVIAPSTFWGMLDKVLNKTALNALFRLIQKDYTQYSEQELKELVLHAVKTPAL encoded by the coding sequence ATGGATAATTTTTTGGTGCTGATTGCCAATGCCTCGAAAGCTAATTTTTATGCACTGAAATTGCAGAATTCCAACACGACTTTTACCTTAAGGGATGTGTTTGTGCATCCGGAAAGTCAGGAAAAACGAAGCGAATTAATTGCCGATCGCTCCGGACAATATCAAAGCGAGCATGGGGTGGGAGGCGCGTATGAATTCAGAAGCGATCCCAAAAAGGTAGAAAAAAATAAATTTGCCCAGGAATTGGGCCATTACATCAATGAAACCGTTCACAACGGTATCAAATTAATCGTCATCGCCCCATCCACATTTTGGGGCATGCTGGATAAAGTGTTAAATAAAACAGCCTTAAACGCACTCTTTCGTCTGATACAAAAGGATTATACCCAATACAGCGAACAGGAGCTTAAAGAACTTGTCCTTCATGCGGTCAAAACGCCGGCGTTATAA